From the Dehalococcoidia bacterium genome, the window GCGAACAGGTGCCGCGCCCGCTGACTCATGACCTGATGCGCTCTATCATCGACAGCCTGGGCGCTACCATAGACTCCGTCATCGTCAGTGACCTCAAGAACGACACCTTTTACGCCAAGGTCATTCTGAACGTCAACGGCGGCCAGATGGAAGTTGATTCGCGCCCGTCAGACGCCTTCGCCCTGGCCCTCACCGCCGGCGAAGTCCCCATTTTTGCCGAAGACTCGGTCATCGAGAAGGCCGGCATATCCCTGACTCACGGCGAGGGCGAGGACTTCGTCATGGACAACCAGCACCCCGAGGCCGGGGGCAAGATGACGGAGGGCAAGCCGGGCAAGGTGAGCGATGAGGAGCTGGGCAAGCTGTCGGCTTTCAGCGACTTCCTCAACAGCCTCGACCTGGAGGATTTCGGCAAGTACAAATCCTGAAACCGGGTTTATATTATTGATTAGAGCCCTGGAAAAAAATCCGGGGCTCTGTTATTAACGATGTGATGTTAAAAGCTAAAGGGCTTCTTGACTTTATTTGGTTGATTCTGCTATCCTTTTCGACGGCAATTTGAGAGGATTAGATTGCAGAGGTGGCAGACAGCCCTGACTTTACTGGAAGTGGGCTGGTTCGTGGGGATTGCCATCGTAGCCGGGGTGCTGGGTGGACAGTGGCTCGATAATAAACTGGGCACTCGGCCCATTTTTGTTATTATCGGTTTATTCCTGGGTCTGGCGACAGCGGTAGTCGGCGCCGCCAGGATGCTCTCGCCACTTTTGAAAAACGGTAACGATAAAGGGAACAGTTGATTAATGGCTAAGACGAAAAAGGGTTTTCTGGGCTGCTCACTGCCGGTTGCAATCGGTCTAGCCGTTGTATTATTGGCCGTAGTGTTAATCAGTCTTTTGGCTGGACCTCTGGGACAGAGTGTTGTTCCCAATCTACATTTACCGGCATGGCTCAGCGTTCACCGCCCTGAAATCAAACTGCCATCTGATGCTGTTTTCCATATTGCAGGCTTTGCTGTCACCAATACTATTATTGCCACATGGATTACCATGCTGGTGCTGGTGCTCTTCGCGTTGTTGGCCACCCGGCGCATTAAGATTGTCCCAGGAAGGCTGCA encodes:
- a CDS encoding bifunctional nuclease family protein, which gives rise to MIEMTIDSLRVGMMNPKSTQHGTPYVVLLKEKAAERYLPIFIGPAEANAIAIKLRGEQVPRPLTHDLMRSIIDSLGATIDSVIVSDLKNDTFYAKVILNVNGGQMEVDSRPSDAFALALTAGEVPIFAEDSVIEKAGISLTHGEGEDFVMDNQHPEAGGKMTEGKPGKVSDEELGKLSAFSDFLNSLDLEDFGKYKS
- a CDS encoding AtpZ/AtpI family protein; the encoded protein is MRLQRWQTALTLLEVGWFVGIAIVAGVLGGQWLDNKLGTRPIFVIIGLFLGLATAVVGAARMLSPLLKNGNDKGNS